Proteins encoded within one genomic window of Marasmius oreades isolate 03SP1 chromosome 6, whole genome shotgun sequence:
- a CDS encoding uncharacterized protein (CAZy:GH92) — MKPSFRLFVLLATVKSYAYAAQNQDGDVFDPLSYVNLFIGTVNGGHTFPGATIPHGMVKVGMDTDSPGNHAGYDGDPQYNVTGFSQLHQEGTGGAVPLSNFKLFPILNCTVFEQCLTTIASRKIPRKFLPNGSPDDFASPGYFSTNLSNAIRVELTATRRVALHRYTFPPESVTPRILLDVTNDGQVSGINPEMAIDPETGRMIASGNYAASFGPGRYDAYACVDFKGEGYHFDAPIEYGPYKINYPDLWGTDINQHYYSWGSEHGGLVGFPSNSDNGNKPTSILARVGVSLISTEQACANAEEEIPDWNFDRVVKDSEDQWRDILSRVKVDTDNVDRNTTELLYSSLYRTHLLPADFTGENPGWKSSEPYYDGFYCNWDTYRTLFPLMSLHDPATFARIVRGMIDIQKHEGWLPECREMGTKQFIEGGSNGDPILSEFYVKFDKQAKELGVHAEDLYEALLADAEKTPKNWNIQGRQADVWKEKGYIPSDTTYRGGANTKQVSRSLEYAFDDFTISQVARLLGKTSDAHKYARRAANFVNSWNPDVVVPDTPGIIGFMQPKFANGTWNYTDPRHCSVHDPLQATCFLNAIRRDGFYESSPIVYSQYVPQDTARLIELQGGVDKFVERLDWIFENDYFDSTNEPSQQIPFMYHYANQPGRSAQRARQTIAASFNTSINGLPGNDDSGSMASYVFFYLAGMYPLPATRQTLLSAPYFPSISIHNPVLATTVTIKSNNFTGNPVDGTSGNIYVKSVTVNGKPYKSNCYLEWDVFTETSTVVLELTDTANVTCGTGKDALPPSLSTGGYD, encoded by the exons ATGAAGCCCTCTTTTCGCCTATTCGTCTTGTTGGCGACCGTGAAATCTTACGCATACGCCGCTCAAAATCAAGATGGAGATGTATTCGATCCGTTAAGTTACGTGAATCTGTTTATtgggactgtgaatggaGGACACACATTCCCCG GTGCGACAATACCCCATGGGATGGTGAAGGTTGGAATGGACACAGACTCTCCCGGGAAT CATGCAGGATACGATGGTGACCCACAGTATAATGTCACTGGTTTCTCGCAGCTGCATCAGGAGGGAACTGGTGGA GCTGTACCACTTTCCAACTTCAAGCTCTTCCCCATCCTGAACTGCACGGTTTTTGAACAATGTCTTACAACCATCGCCTCACGGAAAATCCCAAGGAAATTCTTACCGAATG GTTCTCCTGACGATTTCGCTTCCCCCGGATACTTCTCTACGAATCTCTCCAATGCCATTCGCGTCGAGCTCACAGCGACAAGACGCGTGGCACTCCATCGTTATACGTTCCCACCTGAATCAGTTACACCTAGAATTTTGTTGGATGTCACCAACGATGGGCAAGTTAGTGGGATTAATCCTGAGATGGCGATTGATCCAGAAACGGGAAGGATGATAG CAAGCGGAAACTACGCCGCGTCGTTCGGACCAGGTCGGTACGATGCCTATGCATGTGTCGATTTCAAAGGCGAAGGATACCACTTCGATGCGCCTATCGAGTACGGACCTTACAAGATCAACTACCCTGATCTTTGGGGAACAGACATAAACCAGCATTATTACA GCTGGGGTTCTGAGCATGGAGGTCTCGTCGGATTCCCGTCGAATTCTGACAATGGGAACAAGCCGACGTCAATCCTGGCCCGTGTTGGGGTGTCTTTGATCTCCACCGAACAGGCTTGTGCTAATGCTGAGGAAGAGATTCCAGACTGGAATTTTGACCGCGTCGTAAAAGACAGCGAAGATCAGTGGCGAGATATTCTCAGCCGCGTCAAGGTCGATACAGATAATGTGGACAGAAACACGACCGAGTTGTTGTATTCCTCC CTTTACAGgacacatcttcttcctGCAGATT TCACTGGAGAAAATCCCGGATGGAAATCGTCCGAGCCTTATTACGATGGCTTCTACTGCAAC TGGGACACATACCGTACCCTTTTCCCACTCATGTCTCTCCACGACCCAGCTACCTTTGCTCGGATCGTGCGAGGAATGATTGATATTCAAAAACACGAAGGATGGCTACCCGAATGTCGAGAGATGGGTACTAAACA ATTCATTGAAGGCGGAAGCA ATGGCGACCCGATCTTGTCAGAGTTCTATGTCAA GTTTGACAAACAAGCCAAAGAGCTTGGAGTACATGCAGAGGACCTTTACGAGGCTTTACTGGCCGATGCAGAGAAAACACCGAAGAACTGGAATATTCAAGGAAGACAGGCGGACGTTTGGAAGGAGAAAG gTTATATTCCCTCCGATACAACGTATAGAGGAGGAGCAAATACGAAACAGGTTTCCCGCTCTCTTGAG TACGCTTTCGACGACTTCACTATCTCTCAAGTGGCCAGGCTACTTGGTAAAACCTCAGATGCGCACAAG TATGCACGACGTGCAGCAAACTTCGTCAACTCTTGGAACCCCGACGTTGTAGTTCCCGATACTCCCGGCATCATCGGATTTATGCAG CCTAAATTTGCTAATGGAACATGGAATTACACGGACCCTCGACACTGTAGTGTCCATGATCCACTCCAAGCTACCTGCTTTTTGAATGCTATCCGGCGTGATGGGTTCTACGAGTCCTCTCCTATAGTA TACTCTCAG TACGTTCCACAGGATACTGCAAGACTTATCGAACTACAAGGTGGCGTGGATAAGTTTGTTGAAAGATTGGACTGGATATTCGAAAAC GACTATTTCGATTCGACCAACGAGCCGTCTCAGCAGATACCTTTCATGTACCATTACGCCAATCAGCCGGGGCGTAGCGCGCAGCGGGCTAGACAAACGATTGCTGCATCGTTCAATACCTCGATAAATGGTTTGCCTGGAAATGATG ATTCCG GTTCCATGGCAAGTTACGTGTTCTTCTACCTGGCGGGGATGTATCCGCTACCCGCGACAAGACAGACTCTCCTCTCCGCACCCTACTTCCCGTCAATTTCAATTCATAACCCTGTTCTAGCTACGACCGTGACTATCAAGAGCAACAATTTCACTGGGAATCCTGTAGACGGTACCAGTGGTAATATATATGTTAAG AGTGTGACGGTAAACGGGAAACCCTACAAGTCGAATTGCTACTTGGAGTGGGACGTCTTCACCGAGACGTCCACTGTGGTTCTGGAGCTGACGGACACCGCGAATGTTACTTGTGGAACTGGGAAAGATGCTTTACCGCCTTCGCTTTCCACTGGAGGTTATGATTGA